From Delphinus delphis chromosome X, mDelDel1.2, whole genome shotgun sequence, a single genomic window includes:
- the LOC132417858 gene encoding melanoma-associated antigen B18-like gives MPRGQKSKLRAREKRRQAHAETQSLEDAQATGAVAAAAAAAAGESPSSVCPPFEDRPQNMPAAGTPSTPEGPQGTTKANAAVSCTNSDEGTNSQKKESSKSSKGIEDLRRDPLHMKVALLVHYLLHKYQKKEPITKSEMLKFVIKKYKYRFNEILKRASEHMELAFGLDLKEVDPTRHCYALVSKLDLTSNGTMNEEENPPKTGLLMIVLGVIFINGNCATEEEIWEVLNMMGVHAERKHFIYGDPKKVITEDLVQLKYLEYRQVANSDPPRYEFLWGPRAHVETSKMKVLEFLAKIYDTVPSAFPFWYEEALRDEEERAQARMAARARAAAMASARSRATASARSRAMASNFSQAK, from the coding sequence ATGCCTCGAGGTCAGAAGAGTAAGCTCCGTGCCCGTGAGAAACGCCGCCAGGCCCATGCTGAGACCCAGAGTCTGGAGGATGCTCAGGCCACTGgggcggtggcggcagcagcagcagcagcagcaggagagtcCCCTTCCTCTGTCTGTCCTCCCTTTGAGGACAGGCCTCAGAATATGCCTGCTGCTGGGACACCTAGCACTCCTGAGGGACCTCAGGGAACCACCAAGGCTAATGCAGCTGTTTCATGCACCAATTCAGATGAAGGTACCAACAGCCAAAAGAAGGAAAGCTCAAAATCCTCCAAGGGCATTGAGGACTTACGCAGAGATCCTCTACACATGAAGGTGGCTTTGTTGGTGCATTACCTGCTGCATAAGTATCAAAAAAAAGAGCCAATTACTAAGTCAGAGATGCTGAAGTTTGTTATCAAAAAGTACAAGTATCGTTTCAATGAGATCCTCAAGAGAGCCTCTGAGCACATGGAGCTGGCCTTTGGTCTTGATCTGAAGGAAGTGGATCCTACCAGGCACTGCTATGCCCTTGTCAGCAAACTAGACCTCACCTCCAATGGAACGATGAATGAAGAAGAGAACCCGCCCAAGACCGGGCTCCTGATGATCGTGCTGGGTGTGATCTTCATCAATGGTAACTGTGCCACTGAAGAGGAGATCTGGGAAGTGCTGAATATGATGGGTGTACATGCTGAAAGGAAGCACTTCATCTATGGGGATCCCAAGAAGGTCATCACTGAAGATTTGGTGCAGCTAAAGTACCTGGAGTACCGCCAGGTGGCCAACAGCGATCCTCCGCGCTATGAGTTCCTATGGGGTCCACGAGCCCACGTTGAAACCAGCAAGATGAAAGTCCTGGAGTTTTTAGCCAAGATTTATGATACAGTGCCCAGTGCCTTCCCATTCTGGTATGAAGAAGCTTTGAGAGACGAGGAAGAGAGAGCCCAAGCAAGAATGGCAGCCAGGGCTCGTGCTGCTGCCATGGCCAGTGCACGCTCCAGGGCCACGGCCAGTGCACGCTCCAGGGCCATGGCCAGCAACTTCTCCCAGGCTAAGTGA